The sequence ATCTACTCCTACTGAGTGCTGTGGGCAactgtctctcttcttgtgttGCCTCCGCTCTCATTCCTTCTCCCtgtcttcctccctcttctcctccggTGCCAAATTCGTTCCTGCTGACTTGTTTCCTCCACCTTACGGGTGCTGTTGTTTCACTACACTTACTTTGCTGTTGTGAGACTCCCCCCTTTTGTGTCTCTCTACCCtctgcacacccacacacacacacacgtatacacCCAGTGCCATCACCTACAACCCTCACATGGTTCACCTCCTTCCATCCGGCTCGATTTAGTGCAGTCTTTTCTCCCCCTACCCCCTCATGCCGttcgcctcctctgctgaGGCGTCCATGTGGATGCAGAACGCCGTGCGCCTCGACACGGACCAAAAAtacgtggaggcggaggaatGCTACACGAAGGCGATTCTTTTATTTCGGCAGGCCCTCACGGACCCAAAcatggccgacaccgagcGGTATGAGCTCATGAACTACATGAGCGATGTGGCAAAGCGCATACAGCGACTGCGCACGCTGATTTCCACTGCCCGGGAGACTTGCGATGCAGCATACGGGAGCGTGCGCTCGCCTGAACCTAATGTTTCCCCGGCCAACTCGCGGGGAAGCCATGTGCCGTCTAACCAGGCAAACATTCAGGCGCTTCCTCATGGcttcggcgccgccgcgacggctTTAGGCGCGCGGAACCCACGCGGTAAGGATATCAGCAGCACGCCGGCAGGCATCGACAACAGCTTGGAAATGCTGGACACAATTCGCCTCAGCCAGACCGATCCATTTCAGGCCAGTGGTTCTAGCCGGCCCACCACGTCGCCTGTGTCAGGCAGGCGCACGTTGTCGGTATCTTCGAATTCTCCATTCCCACCAGCGTTGCCAGGTAAACCACCTGCTGGCAGTGGTGACGTGCCCGACGGTGGCAAGCCAGGCGACAGCTCCGTGGCACCGCCGGCGTGCACGACACCAACGCTACCTGCTTGCTCGCAACGATTGCTTGGTGTTGCTGCCCACTTTTCCCCTCGTACGTCCGAGATGGTCTACAAGGCGATCGAGATTGCGATCCAACTTAGTCGGCAAGGGGAGCTCAAGCGGGCGGTggatgtgctgcagcacgcctACACGCGGGGCAGCCATGAGCGCAACAACCCTGGCAACTTCAAGGAGATTGCCGAGACACTGAAGCTGATGCGTCAGAAGTACTACGCAAAGCACCCGCCGCGATTCCTGCAGGACAACCCGATTCTGCCGAGTGAGATGGAGCTTCTGCGCAAGAGCGGCATCACGAGCACGATCCTGCTCCCGCTCTGGGACGATGTGCAGGAGGGCTACGGAGCTGAGAATATCTTCATGCCCTGCGAGGGTGTTTGGGAGGACGCTTTCACCCCAAAACTATGTCAGAAGCAAATCAACTCTGGCGCCGTCCTCATGCACTTTTCCGGATACCAGCAGAGGGGGCTCGACTACACCATTGTGCGCGAGGCAGATCCACTGCACATTCAGCAGAGCGTCGTTGGAGACTGCTCGCTCGTCTGCAGTCTCATGATCTGCGCCAGTTATCAGAAGCGCTTCCCCAAAGCGAAGATCATTAGCAACGTCATCTACCCTCAAGACCCGGATGGCAACCCGATCTTGAACCCGAAGGGTAAGTATTGTGTGAAGATGCTCATCAACGGTATCACTCGCATCGTCACAGTAGACGATCGCCTGCCAGTGAGGCCACAGTCGAGGCGCTTCCTCTGCACGAGCAGCACGGATCCGAGCGAGCTGTGGGTGTCTATTATGGAAAAGGCGTTCGTCAAggtgtgcggcggcagctacAACTTCCCCGGCAGCGTCAGCTACGCCGACCTGTACAAGTTAAGTGGGTGGTTACCAGACTCGACGGCGTTTGACAAGCCCGAGTTTGACCGTGAGTTTCAGTGGCTACGGCTTTATCAAAACTTCAAGGCCGGCGCTCTGCTCTTCACCGTCAGCACCCCTGAGGAGATGCCGACAGCGAATCAGGCGCTTGGGCTCGCCGCAGGACATGCATACGCGGTGCTGGACATGCAGGAGGTGGACAAGGAGCGCGtcatgctgctgcgcaaccCGTGGGGGAAGCAGGAGTGGAACGGTAAGTACGGTCGCCGTGACACTAGCGAGACAAGCGTCGCCGTCCGCGCTGCCTTTGGTCTGAAGCGAGAAACAGAGGACATGGGTGTCTTCTGCATCGCCTACGATGACGTGGTGCGCTGCTTCGATAACTGCAGTCTGAGCTGGAACCCATACATGCTGTTCCGCACCCCTGAGGGTCGGCCGGTCCGACCTGTGCGCATTGCGTGCCACGGCACCTTCGACTACACCCTCAGcacggcgctgtcgccgcagctgcacatcGGTGTCGTCGACGCGCCAAAGCGGACGCGCATGCACCTGATCTTATCTCGCCACATCACCGACGTCTCGGAGTTTGGCCGGCAGTACCAGAAGGACGATGCCACGACACCGTACCTGGCATTGAAGGTGTACGACGTGACCGACTACCCCTCTGTAGCGCAGCACCTCGGTGGCAAGTGCACGCTGGAGATGTgctactgccgccgcctcgcctccaACTCGGACTTTAAGCATAGTATCGAACCTCTCAACGACGTCATCTACCGTGCCTCGTCTGCGCGCACCTTTAGTTTTGACTGTCCTGCCGGCTCGAGCAacctggtggtggtggtatCGCGGACTGCCTCCAAGGCGCGGCAGCCTTTCAACTTCACGATTACCCTGCACACAGAGCTGGAGCAgatgcggctgccgcggctgcaaGGCAACTACGACAGCGGAGCTGAGTGCAGTAACTCCCTCCTGGCAAACGCCAACGCCGACGCCGGGAACCCGCACGCTGGTGTGTACATGCACATGATACCGACCTCCTCGCTCAAGTTCACGACGCGACTGTCGGGGAATTGGGTGAAGGGCAAGACATGCGGCGGCCGCACCGATGCCACCACGTACGTCTTCAACCCCCAATACCGCCTCCATTTAGATCAGCCCTCGCACGTGTCACTGAGGCTGGCTGTGACCGAGTGCGAGACGCCGTGCTCGATTCAGATGATCAAGCCAATGTCATCCAACAAATACGAAGAgaccagcagcggtgggacTACCAATGGTAAGCTGGTTGACTTCGACGGTCGCGTCGGCAACGGCGCCAAGGCGGGTGAGCTTGTCCTTGAGAGCACCCGCTACGCTTT comes from Leishmania braziliensis MHOM/BR/75/M2904 complete genome, chromosome 33 and encodes:
- a CDS encoding calpain protease-like protein, with product MPFASSAEASMWMQNAVRLDTDQKYVEAEECYTKAILLFRQALTDPNMADTERYELMNYMSDVAKRIQRLRTLISTARETCDAAYGSVRSPEPNVSPANSRGSHVPSNQANIQALPHGFGAAATALGARNPRGKDISSTPAGIDNSLEMLDTIRLSQTDPFQASGSSRPTTSPVSGRRTLSVSSNSPFPPALPGKPPAGSGDVPDGGKPGDSSVAPPACTTPTLPACSQRLLGVAAHFSPRTSEMVYKAIEIAIQLSRQGELKRAVDVLQHAYTRGSHERNNPGNFKEIAETLKLMRQKYYAKHPPRFLQDNPILPSEMELLRKSGITSTILLPLWDDVQEGYGAENIFMPCEGVWEDAFTPKLCQKQINSGAVLMHFSGYQQRGLDYTIVREADPLHIQQSVVGDCSLVCSLMICASYQKRFPKAKIISNVIYPQDPDGNPILNPKGKYCVKMLINGITRIVTVDDRLPVRPQSRRFLCTSSTDPSELWVSIMEKAFVKVCGGSYNFPGSVSYADLYKLSGWLPDSTAFDKPEFDREFQWLRLYQNFKAGALLFTVSTPEEMPTANQALGLAAGHAYAVLDMQEVDKERVMLLRNPWGKQEWNGKYGRRDTSETSVAVRAAFGLKRETEDMGVFCIAYDDVVRCFDNCSLSWNPYMLFRTPEGRPVRPVRIACHGTFDYTLSTALSPQLHIGVVDAPKRTRMHLILSRHITDVSEFGRQYQKDDATTPYLALKVYDVTDYPSVAQHLGGKCTLEMCYCRRLASNSDFKHSIEPLNDVIYRASSARTFSFDCPAGSSNLVVVVSRTASKARQPFNFTITLHTELEQMRLPRLQGNYDSGAECSNSLLANANADAGNPHAGVYMHMIPTSSLKFTTRLSGNWVKGKTCGGRTDATTYVFNPQYRLHLDQPSHVSLRLAVTECETPCSIQMIKPMSSNKYEETSSGGTTNGKLVDFDGRVGNGAKAGELVLESTRYAFGGAVLDSALPFCVCYDRYRSLGKLQWRETKKVLVNVTGPNRKPESFIVYDVTDTDTVAVLLLNAIKKGYAASPRGAHFAVNGKQIMLEASIASLFQLASCLGDASLASGGDGATTAKSVTVVLALDGKAVSIESASSSPATKLKEVMSDIVADVLKCSSQFSSYVPRLTHLSRQVNSMLTEASDVDVRAYILELAAYLGDYVKRCASAVRSVQTPQTLLPLLPAGNYTVIPSLWEKGMPGNFELTVETTQPHKMSAIPKEGHNMQETLLRGALRPVAVWLSSSLMQPKTVLSRTDPFFESSRVQVLCPARSVFMSRLFVLMDVVDAEAKGQPAKAPATNLSLFRVHNTSSMELVCASDEYSHGGVSTPPVELEAKTSYLLVVSAKESATDKFLLRIYTSGTCTAHLVN